Proteins co-encoded in one Hymenobacter swuensis DY53 genomic window:
- a CDS encoding DUF4331 family protein — translation MKKTLTRPILHLSLAATAVAGLLAWSGQHSPLEASSHREAPLIADDPLADNTDLYAFRDPNNAEMINIIANYIPLELPQGGPNYNTFGENVRYEIHVKNSGANANQDDITYRFTFRRVNEDATTFFNIRLGKQNLKATYTLEVSRNGGAFTAIVNGGIVPPPNIGPRSIQGAAGLGAPSYESLMTGAIQTVGNVKVFCGPVDDPFFTDLGGIFDLGGIRTAAARDGLAKKNTHTIALQIPISELQKDGKTGAQAANILDSDYVIGVWASASRPAMRTLNTDGTQTHSGNWVQVSRIGMPLTNEVIQPIGAKDAWNAATPYTEAATTEDYMSNPELGLYMAEGAGYFGTAVPGLGQLRIQRNSLGAFDFANGKDGVSALLNAPAADVAGTAFAKIAAGGYAEYLLRPAKPRSVDILPIFHTGVPNVRPYQLATGKPAGNPLAAGKPFINNFLPLIDNPAAAAGVGGDMLRLNMAVPATPRNSADFSSEGLLYAAVLGLTDARFNTTTTLQAIPNMDGFPNGRRLEDDVTRIELQAVGGVVLAAIGLPYETTNGLTNVLAFRTGIEANDTTFRSTFPYAQTPWSGTKAQSTITSQRGAFGLGLKPSIVAVAQNYPNPFAESTNLHYEVAEKSMLTMYVSDLTGRRVATLMNSKNHKPGTYDLSWKAGPELADGTYVLTIASGRTVLQSIKLVHTR, via the coding sequence ATGAAGAAAACGCTTACGCGTCCGATTCTCCACCTGTCTCTGGCAGCTACTGCGGTAGCCGGCCTGCTGGCCTGGAGTGGACAACACAGCCCCCTGGAAGCTTCCAGCCACCGCGAAGCCCCCCTCATTGCCGACGACCCGTTGGCCGACAACACCGATTTGTACGCATTCCGCGACCCCAACAACGCGGAGATGATCAACATCATTGCCAACTACATTCCGCTGGAGCTGCCCCAGGGTGGCCCGAACTACAATACGTTCGGCGAGAATGTGCGCTACGAGATTCACGTCAAGAACAGCGGTGCCAACGCCAACCAGGACGATATTACCTACCGCTTCACGTTCCGGCGGGTGAATGAAGACGCCACCACGTTCTTCAATATCCGGCTGGGCAAGCAAAACCTGAAGGCCACCTACACACTGGAAGTAAGCCGCAACGGCGGTGCTTTCACGGCTATTGTGAACGGGGGTATTGTGCCACCACCCAACATTGGGCCGCGCTCCATTCAGGGAGCCGCCGGCCTGGGTGCACCGAGCTATGAAAGCCTGATGACCGGTGCCATTCAGACGGTCGGTAATGTTAAAGTATTCTGCGGACCGGTAGATGATCCGTTCTTCACGGATCTGGGCGGTATTTTCGATCTGGGCGGCATTCGGACGGCTGCGGCCCGCGACGGTCTGGCCAAGAAAAACACCCACACTATTGCGCTGCAGATTCCCATTTCGGAGTTGCAGAAAGACGGTAAAACCGGTGCGCAGGCCGCCAATATCCTGGATTCGGACTACGTAATCGGGGTCTGGGCTTCCGCCAGCCGACCCGCCATGCGCACCCTGAATACCGACGGGACCCAGACGCACAGCGGTAACTGGGTGCAGGTATCGCGCATCGGCATGCCGCTCACCAACGAGGTTATCCAGCCCATCGGGGCCAAAGACGCCTGGAACGCCGCTACGCCCTACACCGAAGCTGCCACAACCGAGGACTACATGTCGAACCCTGAGTTGGGCCTGTACATGGCCGAGGGCGCGGGGTACTTCGGGACGGCGGTACCCGGCCTGGGGCAGTTGCGGATTCAGCGCAATTCGCTGGGCGCATTTGACTTCGCCAACGGCAAAGACGGCGTTTCGGCCCTGCTGAACGCGCCGGCCGCTGATGTAGCCGGTACGGCCTTCGCCAAAATTGCTGCTGGTGGCTACGCCGAATACCTGCTGCGCCCCGCCAAACCCCGTTCGGTGGATATTCTGCCGATTTTCCATACCGGGGTGCCTAATGTGCGGCCATATCAGCTGGCTACCGGCAAACCCGCCGGCAACCCGCTGGCCGCTGGCAAGCCATTTATCAACAACTTCCTGCCGCTCATCGACAACCCGGCCGCTGCGGCCGGCGTGGGTGGCGACATGCTGCGCCTGAACATGGCCGTGCCTGCCACGCCCCGTAACTCAGCCGATTTTAGCTCCGAAGGCCTGCTGTACGCTGCCGTGCTGGGCCTCACCGATGCCCGCTTCAATACCACCACCACGCTGCAGGCCATTCCGAACATGGACGGCTTCCCGAACGGGCGGCGCCTGGAGGATGACGTGACCCGCATTGAGCTGCAAGCCGTGGGTGGGGTAGTGCTGGCCGCCATTGGTCTGCCCTACGAAACCACTAACGGCCTGACTAACGTGCTGGCCTTCCGCACGGGCATCGAAGCCAACGATACCACGTTCCGCTCTACGTTCCCATACGCTCAGACGCCCTGGAGCGGCACGAAGGCGCAGAGCACTATCACCTCGCAGCGCGGAGCCTTCGGCCTGGGTCTGAAGCCCTCTATTGTAGCGGTAGCGCAAAACTATCCGAACCCCTTCGCTGAAAGCACCAACCTGCACTACGAAGTGGCCGAGAAGAGCATGCTGACGATGTACGTGAGCGACCTGACCGGCCGGCGGGTAGCTACCCTGATGAACAGCAAAAACCACAAGCCAGGTACTTACGACCTGTCGTGGAAAGCGGGGCCTGAACTGGCTGACGGCACGTACGTGCTGACTATTGCTTCCGGTCGCACGGTGTTGCAGTCCATCAAGCTGGTGCACACCCGCTAA
- a CDS encoding TonB-dependent receptor — MRLYLYGILPVGLGLTASLCAVDARAQTTATVRGTVADSASGRPLHGVSVQVLRRPGGTTADALGTFRLGGLPAGTYTVQASGLGFAPRTHTLTLAAGETGTVALRLPATSLTLAEVTVAQPRDPNQSLAAISNIDKLLRPVNSAQDLLPLVPGLVIAQHAGGGKAEQIFIRGFDVDHGTDFNVSIDGLPVNMVSHAHGQGYADFHFVIPETVDQLRVYKGPYTARFGDFATAGAGEFTTKTRLDQSQVKVELGQFDTRRAVALVNLLPLNGHLLGKGPENAYVAAEYNFTNSYFDAKQHFNRFNGLAKYTGQLSDRTSLMLLASRFSSRWDASGQIPERGIREGVISRFGSIDPTEGGSTSRTNASAVLTTELPHEAVLRQQVYYSRYDFNLYSNFTFFLNNPVDGDQIRQTDGRNIYGYTGTYERNFQLGSRSLRTTAGLGTRLDDIDVALLNSVRRTVTDTIVTGRVYEQNLNGYLDATLSLTDRLTLNAALRADYFRFRFREDRVDSLSGRAGKARVSPKLNLYYDVTPAVQLFVRSGFGFHSNDARAVVINPTGNVLPRALGYEAGSTFKPVPALVVNTALWALHLQDELVYVGDEGVVESAGRTRRYGLDVAARYQLTRSLFADVDLNFNRGRLVGEPSSANRIPLAPTFTSVGGLTLRRPGGFSASLRYRHIDSRPANEDNSVRAKGYFLFDAVATYTKRRFQVGATVENLLNVEWNQAQFDTTTRLRNEAAPVSELHFTPGTPFYAKLNASVLF, encoded by the coding sequence ATGCGCCTCTACTTGTATGGAATTTTACCCGTCGGCCTGGGGTTGACGGCTTCGTTGTGTGCGGTTGATGCCCGGGCGCAAACTACGGCCACTGTGCGCGGTACCGTGGCTGATTCGGCTTCCGGCCGGCCGCTGCACGGCGTGAGCGTGCAGGTATTGCGCCGGCCCGGGGGTACCACAGCCGATGCGCTGGGCACGTTCCGACTGGGCGGGCTGCCGGCTGGCACCTACACCGTGCAAGCCAGCGGGCTGGGCTTCGCGCCCCGCACCCACACCCTGACACTGGCGGCCGGCGAAACCGGCACCGTGGCCCTGCGGCTGCCCGCCACCTCACTTACGCTGGCCGAGGTAACGGTGGCCCAGCCCCGCGACCCGAACCAGAGTCTGGCCGCCATTTCCAACATCGATAAGCTGCTGCGGCCCGTCAATTCGGCCCAGGATCTACTGCCGCTGGTGCCGGGCCTCGTCATTGCCCAGCACGCGGGCGGGGGCAAGGCCGAGCAGATTTTCATCCGGGGCTTCGATGTGGACCACGGTACCGATTTCAACGTGAGCATCGACGGGCTGCCGGTGAACATGGTCAGCCACGCCCACGGCCAGGGCTACGCCGATTTTCACTTCGTGATTCCCGAAACCGTGGACCAGCTGCGGGTGTACAAAGGCCCGTATACGGCCCGGTTCGGGGATTTCGCCACGGCCGGAGCCGGGGAGTTTACCACCAAAACCCGCCTCGACCAAAGCCAGGTAAAAGTGGAGTTGGGCCAGTTTGACACCCGCCGGGCCGTGGCCCTGGTGAACCTGCTGCCCCTGAACGGCCACCTGCTGGGTAAGGGCCCCGAAAATGCCTACGTCGCCGCCGAGTACAACTTTACCAACTCCTATTTCGACGCCAAACAGCACTTCAACCGGTTCAACGGGCTGGCCAAGTACACCGGCCAGCTTTCCGACCGCACCTCCCTGATGCTGCTGGCTTCCCGGTTCAGCTCCCGCTGGGACGCCTCAGGCCAGATACCGGAGCGGGGCATTCGGGAGGGCGTGATTTCGCGCTTCGGCAGTATTGATCCTACCGAAGGCGGCTCCACCAGCCGCACCAATGCCTCGGCGGTACTTACTACCGAACTGCCCCACGAGGCCGTGCTGCGCCAGCAGGTGTACTACTCCCGCTACGATTTCAACCTGTACTCCAACTTCACCTTCTTCCTGAACAACCCGGTGGATGGGGACCAGATCCGGCAGACCGACGGCCGCAACATCTACGGCTACACCGGGACCTACGAGCGGAATTTCCAGCTCGGCAGCCGCAGTCTGCGCACTACCGCCGGCCTGGGTACCCGCCTCGACGACATTGATGTGGCGCTGCTGAACTCGGTGCGGCGCACCGTGACGGATACCATCGTAACCGGCCGGGTGTACGAGCAGAACCTGAACGGCTACCTCGACGCCACGCTCAGCCTCACCGATCGGCTCACGCTCAACGCCGCGTTGCGCGCCGATTACTTCCGCTTCCGGTTCCGCGAAGACCGGGTGGATTCGCTGTCGGGTCGGGCCGGGAAGGCGCGGGTGAGCCCCAAGCTGAATCTGTATTATGATGTGACGCCGGCCGTGCAGCTGTTCGTGCGCTCGGGGTTCGGGTTCCACTCCAACGACGCCCGGGCCGTGGTTATCAACCCGACCGGTAACGTGCTGCCCCGCGCCCTCGGCTACGAGGCCGGCAGCACGTTCAAGCCGGTGCCCGCGCTGGTGGTGAATACGGCCTTGTGGGCCCTGCACCTGCAGGATGAGCTGGTGTACGTGGGCGACGAAGGCGTGGTGGAAAGCGCCGGCCGCACCCGCCGCTACGGCCTCGATGTAGCCGCCCGCTACCAGCTCACCCGCAGCCTGTTTGCCGATGTGGATCTGAACTTCAACCGGGGCCGCCTGGTGGGCGAGCCCAGCTCGGCCAACCGCATTCCGCTGGCCCCTACGTTTACCAGCGTGGGCGGCCTCACGCTGCGGCGGCCCGGTGGCTTCAGCGCCAGCCTGCGCTACCGCCACATCGATTCCCGCCCCGCCAACGAGGACAACTCGGTGCGGGCCAAGGGCTACTTCCTGTTCGATGCCGTGGCCACCTACACCAAACGCCGTTTTCAGGTGGGCGCCACCGTGGAAAACCTGCTGAACGTGGAATGGAACCAGGCCCAGTTTGATACCACCACCCGCCTCCGCAATGAGGCCGCGCCAGTTTCGGAGTTGCATTTCACGCCCGGTACGCCCTTCTACGCCAAGCTCAACGCCAGCGTGCTGTTTTAG
- a CDS encoding HupE/UreJ family protein, with protein MSSVRLIRYVLLAALLLLPGLAAAHVLDADLSKLSRTDVFFTYLQLGYTHILPLGIDHVLFVLSLYLLEPRLKPVLWQATAFTVAHSITLGLAMYGVVSPPASLVEPLIALSILFVAIENIVVERLNPWRIVVVFGFGLLHGLGFAGALTTLGLPQTMFVESLVAFNVGVELGQVSVILLAWLLIGRWAADKPWYKRRVLVPASVAIGLMAAYWTIERLS; from the coding sequence ATGTCTTCCGTGCGCCTCATCCGGTACGTACTGCTCGCCGCCCTGCTGTTGCTGCCGGGGCTGGCCGCCGCGCACGTGCTGGATGCTGACCTGAGCAAACTCTCCCGCACCGATGTCTTCTTTACCTACCTCCAACTCGGCTACACCCACATTCTGCCGCTGGGCATCGACCACGTACTATTTGTGCTGAGTTTGTACCTGCTGGAGCCGCGCCTGAAGCCGGTGCTGTGGCAGGCTACGGCTTTCACGGTGGCGCATTCCATCACACTGGGGCTGGCCATGTACGGTGTAGTGTCGCCGCCGGCTAGTTTGGTGGAGCCACTCATTGCGCTGTCCATTCTGTTCGTGGCCATCGAGAACATCGTGGTGGAGCGTCTGAACCCGTGGCGGATTGTGGTGGTGTTCGGGTTCGGACTGCTGCACGGCCTTGGTTTCGCGGGGGCTTTAACGACGCTGGGTTTACCGCAGACGATGTTTGTGGAGTCGTTGGTAGCCTTCAATGTGGGCGTGGAGCTAGGGCAGGTATCGGTGATTCTGCTGGCCTGGCTGCTGATTGGCCGCTGGGCCGCCGATAAGCCCTGGTACAAGCGCCGCGTGCTGGTGCCCGCCTCCGTCGCCATCGGCCTGATGGCCGCCTACTGGACGATTGAGCGGCTGAGTTGA
- a CDS encoding tetratricopeptide repeat protein, producing the protein MRKYLYPVLITVFLAAGALIFLTQKPDLVPTLKERHGDLAAGGEWLNTKAAISGLLARLRSKPDDNQARVLLAEAYMQEARVTGDHPYYDTAAMKLLDEALRQEPENFEALCCKASLSLTQHHFSEGLAVAEKAVAINPNNAFVYGLLCDANVELGRYPEAVRMADKMNQVRPDLRSYSRVSYLREIHGDLPGAIEAMKMAVQAGYAGLEQTEWARVTLGHLFETTGDLTQAEQQYQLALAARPHYAYALAGLGRVAQARQQYPAAIAHLEEARSIVKDYAFTEELAELYQQNNQPAEARKMAQEAIAMLADAANEADENEAMGHYADRELAYAYVKTGELDKALKHAKIEYDRRPDNIDVCETMAWVHYKRGEYKDAEQYMKTARRTNSRNPTLLCRAGLIATKNGRAAEGQALIKQALTTNPYLTLDLADEGRKLLAVR; encoded by the coding sequence ATGCGAAAATACCTTTACCCTGTCTTGATTACGGTGTTTCTAGCGGCTGGGGCGCTTATTTTTCTGACGCAGAAACCCGACCTCGTACCCACGCTTAAGGAACGCCACGGCGACCTGGCGGCGGGTGGCGAATGGCTCAATACCAAAGCGGCTATCAGCGGGCTACTGGCCCGGCTGCGCTCCAAACCCGACGATAACCAGGCCCGCGTGTTGCTGGCCGAAGCCTATATGCAGGAAGCCCGCGTAACGGGCGACCATCCGTACTACGATACGGCCGCCATGAAACTACTGGACGAAGCTCTGCGCCAGGAACCCGAAAACTTCGAGGCCTTGTGCTGTAAAGCGTCGTTAAGCCTGACCCAGCACCATTTTTCGGAAGGGCTGGCCGTAGCGGAGAAAGCCGTGGCCATCAATCCCAACAACGCTTTTGTGTATGGTTTGCTCTGCGACGCTAACGTGGAGCTGGGCCGCTACCCCGAGGCTGTGCGCATGGCCGACAAAATGAACCAGGTGCGCCCTGATCTGCGCTCCTACTCCCGCGTATCGTATCTGCGCGAAATTCACGGGGATTTGCCGGGTGCCATTGAAGCTATGAAGATGGCCGTGCAGGCGGGCTACGCCGGCCTGGAGCAGACCGAATGGGCCCGCGTGACGCTGGGCCACCTCTTTGAAACTACCGGCGACCTGACTCAGGCCGAGCAGCAGTATCAGCTGGCCCTAGCAGCCCGTCCGCACTACGCGTATGCGCTGGCGGGACTGGGCCGGGTGGCGCAGGCCCGCCAGCAGTATCCGGCGGCCATTGCGCACTTGGAGGAAGCCCGTAGCATTGTGAAGGACTACGCCTTTACCGAGGAACTGGCCGAGTTATATCAGCAAAACAACCAGCCTGCCGAAGCCCGCAAGATGGCGCAGGAAGCCATTGCTATGCTGGCCGATGCCGCCAACGAAGCCGACGAAAACGAGGCCATGGGTCACTATGCCGACCGGGAGCTGGCCTACGCCTACGTGAAAACCGGTGAATTGGACAAAGCCCTGAAGCACGCCAAAATTGAGTATGACCGGCGGCCTGATAACATCGACGTGTGCGAAACCATGGCCTGGGTGCACTACAAGCGCGGTGAGTATAAGGACGCGGAGCAGTACATGAAAACGGCCCGCCGCACCAACTCCCGTAACCCCACGCTGCTGTGTCGCGCCGGCCTGATAGCCACCAAGAACGGCCGCGCCGCCGAAGGACAGGCCCTGATCAAGCAGGCCCTGACCACCAACCCCTACCTCACGCTCGACCTCGCCGACGAGGGCCGCAAGCTGCTGGCCGTGCGGTAA